A genomic stretch from Primulina huaijiensis isolate GDHJ02 chromosome 14, ASM1229523v2, whole genome shotgun sequence includes:
- the LOC140958118 gene encoding aspartyl protease AED3-like, whose protein sequence is MRSLLFSVAIILFFPIAQCLTPECDTRDRGSTLQILHVNSPCSPFRTESPLSWEHSVLQMQSKDYARLQYLSSLVAGRSIAPIASGRTITQNPTYIVRAKIGTPSQTLLMAVDTSNDAAFVPCAGCVGCSSSAEFDPSLSSSFKPLPCGGPQCSQVPNPSCGVTTCGYNTTYGNSAISSTLAQDNVTLATDSIVGYTFSCVRTSTGTSLPAQGLLGLGRGPLSLVTQSNSLYQSTFSYCLPSYKSNNFTGSLRLGPNSQPKRIKTSPLLRNPRRSSLYYVNLMAIRVGRRVVNIPPSAFTFDPTTGAGTVFDSGTVFTSLVKPAYTAVRDEFRRRMGNATISTLGGFDTCYTVPVTVPTITFMFSGMNVTLPQDNFLIRSTAGTTSCLAMAGAPDNVNSVLNVIASFQQQNHRILIDIPNSKLGVAREACS, encoded by the exons ATGAGAAGTCTACTTTTCTCAGTAGCTATCATTCTCTTCTTCCCAATAGCCCAATGCCTCACCCCTGAATGTGACACACGGGACCGAGGCTCAACCCTCCAAATCCTCCATGTCAACAGCCCATGCTCCCCATTCAGGACTGAATCACCCCTCTCCTGGGAGCACAGCGTGCTCCAGATGCAGTCCAAAGACTACGCCAGGCTGCAATATTTGTCTAGCCTCGTCGCAGGCAGATCCATAGCCCCCATCGCCTCCGGCAGGACGATAACGCAGAATCCAACCTACATTGTGCGGGCCAAGATCGGTACCCCCTCTCAGACTCTTCTCATGGCTGTGGACACCAGCAATGACGCGGCCTTTGTTCCCTGTGCTGGCTGCGTCGGCTGCTCTTCCTCCGCCGAGTTCGATCCGTCTTTGTCTTCCAGTTTCAAACCTCTTCCCTGCGGTGGCCCGCAGTGCAGCCAG GTACCCAACCCAAGTTGTGGAGTCACCACATGTGGGTACAACACCACCTATGGCAACTCCGCCATCTCCTCAACCCTAGCGCAAGACAACGTCACTCTTGCGACCGATTCCATCGTGGGCTACACCTTCAGCTGCGTTCGAACCTCAACCGGCACATCCCTACCTGCGCAGGGTTTGTTGGGCTTGGGCCGAGGCCCATTGTCTCTAGTGACCCAATCCAACAGCCTATACCAGTCCACATTCTCTTATTGCCTGCCTAGTTATAAGTCTAACAACTTCACTGGATCACTCCGGCTTGGGCCCAATAGCCAGCCAAAGAGGATAAAAACTAGCCCATTGCTTAGAAATCCAAGAAGATCATCCCTCTACTATGTGAATCTCATGGCAATTAGGGTTGGAAGAAGAGTTGTTAACATCCCTCCAAGTGCATTCACATTCGATCCAACCACCGGCGCTGGGACTGTCTTCGATTCCG GGACAGTGTTCACCAGTCTTGTGAAGCCGGCCTACACCGCCGTGAGAGATGAGTTTCGGCGGAGGATGGGCAACGCCACCATCTCCACATTGGGAGGTTTCGACACCTGCTACACCGTCCCCGTCACCGTCCCCACCATAACCTTCATGTTCTCAGGCATGAACGTCACACTCCCTCAGGACAACTTCCTCATCCGCAGCACCGCAGGCACCACCTCCTGCCTCGCAATGGCGGGGGCGCCGGACAATGTGAACTCCGTCCTCAATGTTATCGCCAGCTTCCAGCAGCAGAACCACCGCATCCTCATCGACATCCCCAATTCTAAGCTCGGAGTAGCACGTGAGGCATGCAGCTAG
- the LOC140957990 gene encoding uncharacterized protein codes for MKRPTNEMTKHIKPLYITAHVNGKPVSRVLIDNGTDVNILPYRILQKLGKNVEDLIHTEVSVAAFTGESTKTLRVLPENVTVGSRSSLSAFFMVNSSASFHALLGRNYIHTNYCVTSSMHQSLTDDDEV; via the coding sequence ATGAAGAGACCTACCAATGAGATGACTAAACATATCAAACCACTCTATATCACAGCGCATGTTAATGGAAAACCGGTGTCTAGGGTACTGATAGATAATGGGACTGATGTCAATATTTTACCATACAGAATCCTTCAGAAGTTGGGGAAGAATGTGGAAGACTTGATTCATACCGAAGTCTCTGTGGCGGCTTTTACTGGGGAATCTACAAAAACTTTGAGAGTGTTGCCGGAAAATGTTACAGTAGGGTCTCGATCCTCGCTATCAGCTTTTTTCATGGTCAATTCCAGTGCTAGCTTCCATGCTTTGTTAGGGAGGAATTATATTCACACCAATTATTGTGTGACATCCTCCATGCACCAGTCATTGACAGATGATGATGAGGTTTAA